A genome region from Deltaproteobacteria bacterium includes the following:
- a CDS encoding 3-oxoacid CoA-transferase subunit A: MATKTICSSAREAVADINDGATLLVHSFGPPQAWPTDCLLALAERGVKDLTVICNTPAGGPTSLNVLADKRQIRKLVCSYIGAPAIPTPISDMVKAREIELEMVPQGTLIERVRAGGAGLAGFFTPTGVGTAVAAGKEERVFDGKRYIFERALSADFALLQAYQADPAGNLTYRRGMRNFGPAFASAARTTIAEVKEVVALGAIEPEAVVTPGIFVDRIVQTTTHVDIGVLRYILQSVGRVSDAEGRALRDGGPVGLPADLMAAKAAALLRAGEYVNLGIGLPTLVSNYIAGRDITLHAENGILGYGPFPAEGEEDIDLYNASGQLVTPVVGTAYFDSNASFAMARSGRVSTTVLGAFEVAQNGDLANWSTPNGSGGIGGAMDMAAGGARVIAVCYHRERNGRSKLVEQLSYPPTALACVKSVVTDLAWIDVDEEGFRLRELAPGLSVDDVRAATAAPLRVAGDVQEMQF; the protein is encoded by the coding sequence ATGGCGACCAAGACGATTTGCTCATCCGCACGCGAGGCCGTCGCCGATATCAACGACGGCGCCACCCTCCTCGTCCACAGCTTCGGCCCGCCGCAGGCGTGGCCGACCGACTGCCTGCTCGCGCTCGCTGAGCGTGGGGTCAAGGATCTTACAGTCATCTGCAACACGCCGGCTGGTGGTCCAACCTCACTCAATGTGCTTGCCGACAAGCGGCAGATCCGCAAGCTGGTCTGCAGCTACATCGGCGCCCCGGCGATTCCGACACCGATCAGCGACATGGTCAAGGCGCGGGAGATCGAACTCGAAATGGTGCCGCAGGGAACCCTGATCGAGCGCGTGCGCGCCGGCGGTGCCGGACTGGCCGGCTTCTTCACGCCCACCGGCGTGGGCACCGCGGTGGCGGCCGGAAAAGAAGAGCGGGTGTTCGACGGCAAGCGCTACATCTTCGAGCGCGCGCTTAGCGCCGACTTCGCTCTGCTGCAGGCCTACCAAGCCGACCCGGCCGGCAACCTCACTTACCGCCGCGGCATGCGCAATTTCGGGCCGGCGTTCGCCTCGGCCGCGCGTACCACCATCGCCGAGGTCAAGGAGGTCGTCGCCCTCGGCGCCATCGAACCCGAGGCGGTGGTAACCCCCGGGATCTTCGTCGACCGCATCGTCCAGACAACCACACATGTCGACATCGGCGTGCTGCGCTACATCCTCCAATCGGTCGGCCGGGTAAGCGACGCAGAGGGGCGCGCGCTGCGCGACGGCGGTCCGGTGGGGTTGCCCGCCGACTTGATGGCGGCCAAGGCGGCGGCACTGCTACGCGCCGGCGAGTACGTCAACCTCGGCATCGGACTGCCGACGCTGGTGTCCAACTACATCGCCGGGCGCGACATCACGCTGCACGCGGAGAACGGCATCCTCGGCTACGGCCCATTCCCGGCCGAGGGTGAGGAGGACATCGACCTCTACAACGCCAGCGGGCAACTGGTGACGCCGGTGGTCGGGACGGCGTATTTCGACTCGAACGCTTCCTTCGCCATGGCACGCAGCGGACGCGTTTCGACCACCGTGCTCGGAGCTTTTGAGGTGGCGCAGAACGGTGATCTTGCCAACTGGAGCACGCCCAACGGCAGCGGCGGGATCGGCGGCGCGATGGACATGGCCGCGGGCGGCGCCCGCGTGATTGCCGTCTGCTATCACCGCGAGCGCAACGGCCGCTCCAAGCTGGTCGAGCAACTCAGTTACCCGCCCACCGCGCTCGCTTGCGTCAAGTCGGTGGTCACCGACCTGGCCTGGATCGACGTTGACGAAGAAGGCTTCCGGTTGCGCGAGCTCGCGCCCGGACTGAGCGTGGACGACGTCAGGGCCGCGACCGCCGCGCCTCTGCGCGTAGCCGGCGACGTACAAGAGATGCAGTTCTGA
- a CDS encoding haloalkane dehalogenase, which produces MSESRGPLLEVLRTPEARFANLPGYGFAPHYLEVAGPQGTRLRMHYLDEGPRAAPVVLLLHGEPTWSYLYRKLIPVLVAAGLRAVAPDHIGFGRSDKLVTRTDYTFERHRDWLRTLVRALDLVNIVVVCQDWGGPIGLGVLAGEPERFAAVVAANTILPTVEPELTAGVLEWRSDLLLDWILTSQRLAEFPAGGIVAGVCKSALTPAVIAAYDAPFPDESYKAGVRQFPVLIPLTPADPGAAINRATWAVLARFERPFVTAFSDSDPATAGWQTIFQRGVPGAQGQPHVTIADAGHFLQEDAGEALAEVIVALARRLG; this is translated from the coding sequence ATGAGTGAGAGCAGGGGGCCGTTGCTCGAGGTGCTGCGAACGCCCGAGGCGCGCTTCGCGAACCTACCCGGGTACGGCTTTGCGCCACACTATCTCGAGGTCGCAGGGCCGCAAGGCACGCGCCTGCGCATGCATTACCTCGACGAGGGGCCACGCGCCGCACCGGTGGTGCTGTTGCTTCACGGCGAGCCGACCTGGTCGTACTTGTATCGCAAGCTGATCCCGGTGCTGGTGGCGGCCGGGCTGCGCGCGGTGGCGCCGGATCACATCGGGTTCGGGCGTTCGGACAAGCTGGTCACCCGCACGGATTACACCTTCGAGCGTCATCGCGATTGGCTGCGCACTCTGGTGCGCGCCCTGGATCTGGTCAACATCGTGGTGGTCTGCCAAGACTGGGGCGGGCCGATCGGTCTCGGCGTGCTGGCGGGTGAACCGGAGCGGTTCGCGGCCGTGGTCGCGGCCAACACCATCTTGCCCACGGTCGAGCCCGAACTCACTGCCGGTGTACTCGAATGGCGCAGCGACTTGCTGCTGGATTGGATCCTCACCTCGCAGCGGCTAGCCGAATTTCCCGCCGGTGGCATCGTCGCCGGGGTGTGCAAGTCGGCGCTAACACCGGCGGTGATTGCGGCCTACGACGCGCCGTTTCCAGACGAAAGCTACAAGGCGGGGGTGCGGCAGTTCCCGGTGTTGATTCCACTGACGCCGGCTGATCCCGGCGCCGCAATCAACCGGGCCACCTGGGCGGTGCTGGCGCGTTTCGAGCGCCCCTTTGTGACTGCTTTCTCCGACTCCGACCCTGCTACCGCCGGCTGGCAGACGATCTTCCAGCGCGGCGTGCCCGGTGCGCAAGGCCAGCCGCACGTGACCATTGCCGACGCCGGCCACTTTTTGCAGGAAGACGCGGGCGAGGCGTTGGCGGAGGTGATCGTCGCGCTGGCGCGCCGGCTCGGTTGA
- a CDS encoding SRPBCC family protein, translated as MAKFPTEIEKSVTVKVPLAHAYEFMWDVVGSSRCVPGIDTCKRVGDNTYRFVYQEKSTGPVSLVVQYTARYDGNGKDRITFESIAAKADNTDVSGVLKLQASGAEATKITLKQTLAPDTPVPRLLQGLIRGFVDSEAAEAVKQYLGNIKRALEGGE; from the coding sequence ATGGCCAAATTTCCCACCGAGATCGAGAAGTCCGTCACCGTTAAGGTGCCGCTAGCGCACGCGTACGAGTTCATGTGGGACGTCGTCGGCTCGTCGCGTTGCGTTCCCGGCATCGACACCTGCAAGCGCGTCGGCGACAACACCTACCGCTTCGTCTACCAGGAGAAGTCGACCGGGCCGGTGAGCCTGGTGGTGCAATACACCGCGCGCTATGACGGCAACGGCAAGGATCGGATCACGTTCGAGAGCATCGCCGCCAAGGCTGACAACACCGACGTCAGCGGTGTCCTGAAGCTGCAAGCGAGCGGGGCCGAGGCCACCAAGATCACACTCAAGCAAACGCTGGCGCCCGACACTCCCGTGCCGCGCTTGCTCCAGGGCCTGATCCGCGGGTTCGTCGATAGCGAGGCCGCCGAGGCGGTCAAGCAGTACCTCGGCAACATCAAGCGCGCTCTGGAAGGCGGCGAGTAA